In Nocardioides cavernaquae, the genomic window ACGATGGTCTTGCCGGAGCCGGTTGGCGCGGCAACGAGTACGCCGCGTCCCTGCTCGAGCTCGTGGCAGGCGCGGACCTGGAAGTCGTCCAGCGGGAAGTCGTAGAGCTCGGCGAACTCCGCGAAGACCGGGAACTCCTGGCGCTGGCGGAAGGCGGTGTTCTGCTCTGAAGGTGTGCCCACACCCAGACCCTAGTCGGGGTGTGGGTCAGATGGCCGACGCCTCGTCGGGCGAGAGCCCGGCATAAGGATCGCGCGCTGCCCGGCGCCGGTCGTTGAACCGCGCGATCCCCTCGGAAAGCAGGAAGAGCAGCACCATCGGCACCGCGAGCGCGGTCATGGTGAACGGGTCGGTCGACGGGGTGGCAAGAGCCGCAAAGACGAAGACGCCGATGACCATCCACGCCCTGTGCTTCCCGAGCGACTCCCCCTTGACCACTCCGGCCAGGTTGAGCAGGACCACGAAGACCGGGATCTCGAACGCGATGCCAAAGACCAGCAGTGTCCGGCTGAAGAACGAGAGGTACTCGTTGAAGTCGACCAGGTTGGTGAAGTTGTCCGGGGTGAACCCGATCAGGACCTCGAGGCCCTTCGGGAGCGTCAGGTAGCCGAGCAGGACGCCGAGCAGGAAGAGCGGACCCGCGATGACGACGAAGATCGCCGTCCACTTCTTCTCCCGGCGATGCAGGCCCGGGAGGACGAACGCCCAGAACTGGTAGAGCCACAGCGGTGCGGTGAGCACGCTCGTGGCGAGCGCGGAGAGCTTGAGGTAGACCATCAGGGGCGCACCTGCGCCCTGGATGATCGGCTCGGTGGTGCCTTCCGGCAGCACCTTCTGCGCCTGCTCGTAGGGACCGAAGACGAGGTCGAGCAGCTGGTCGTGGAAGACCAGCGAGACGGCGAACCCGACGAGCCAGATCAGCGCGATCTTGACGATGCGCGCACGAAACTCACGGAAGTGGTCCGAGAGCGCCATCCGTCCGTCGGGTCCGACGGGGTGCGCGGGCGCGCCAGAGAGGAGCCGGATCAGGCCGGACCCGAACACGAGGGGAATACCTCAGCTGGCGTCGGTGGGCTGTCGCCGTCGACGACGCTCCACCGTCGAGGGTGAGGTCGTCGACGGCGACAAGCCCACCGACGCCAGCTGAGGTATTCCCTCGTGTTCGGGTCCGGCCTGATCCGGCTCCTCT contains:
- the tatC gene encoding twin-arginine translocase subunit TatC; this translates as MFGSGLIRLLSGAPAHPVGPDGRMALSDHFREFRARIVKIALIWLVGFAVSLVFHDQLLDLVFGPYEQAQKVLPEGTTEPIIQGAGAPLMVYLKLSALATSVLTAPLWLYQFWAFVLPGLHRREKKWTAIFVVIAGPLFLLGVLLGYLTLPKGLEVLIGFTPDNFTNLVDFNEYLSFFSRTLLVFGIAFEIPVFVVLLNLAGVVKGESLGKHRAWMVIGVFVFAALATPSTDPFTMTALAVPMVLLFLLSEGIARFNDRRRAARDPYAGLSPDEASAI